In Hoplias malabaricus isolate fHopMal1 chromosome 18, fHopMal1.hap1, whole genome shotgun sequence, the genomic window GTAAAGGAGAACAGGGTTAAAaggggttaacaaagtatgcagagaaacagattgaCTACAGTGCACCTGTATGGAAAGtgaaactgattaaatggacaaAAACTATAGATACAAGAAGATGGTGTTTATGTTATGGCTGGTCAGTGTACACCTTATAATCTGAAGAAGTGAATTCTGAAACAAGTACCATGTCAGTACCCAATTCCTGTTTTCTCAACCAAATGAGAATTATAAAATGCATTGGTCCTCCTGTGGAAACAATGGTTTGAATCcagcattttttatattttgtgtatcCCCCTTCTAAATATGCAACCAATAGAATAAGCTGTGTCTGTAGCACTCTACCTCTCTCATTGCCATGGATATCCGGAATTTTCGGATGACACTGTAAGAAACCAATTTAGAACCGAAGTTCATGAAAACTGTTTTAGTATAAAAAACATATATGcataaaatcaaattaaaagaaaggtGTTGGGGTTTAAACACAGTACAAAATAAACCAGTCTGCCACCAATCTTTACCTGTAAActacaaattaaaaatgtaaactttgtttttaagaaTTTATACCATATtgcaaaacaaatgttttcGCAAGCCCCTTCCTTGTAGCATCAATAATTAGCCAATTAGCCATCAATTTTATGGCATAAAGTgcaattgttaaaaaaaatgtgcaaaatgtgTTGGAGTTGTCTTGTTAATTAAATTTGTCTTGTCTTTAAGTTCATTTTCAAAGAGAGAAGGACAAGGCCACTGGGTGCCCAAAAACCACTGTCCTGGATGGTAGCTCAGAGATCACCAGTCAAGAGACTGAAGACCCACAGTCTGTCAGTCTGGAAATCTCTGGCTTGCAGGTCACCAGTCAAGAGACTGAAGACCCACAGACTGCCAGTCTGGAAATCTCTGGCTTGCAGGTCACCAGTCAAGAGACTGAAGACCCACAGACTGCCAGTCTGGAAATCTCTGGCTTGCAGGTCACCAGTCAAGAGACTGATGACGCACAGACTTCTGATTTGGAATCTGCCAGCCCAGGAACCCATCATCTGCAGACCACCAACCTGACCACCAGACCTGCAAAAGGAAGCAATATTGCTGGTCCCCAGGGCCAAAAGGCCAAAAAAAGAACGAGAAGTGAAGTATATTTTCTTAATAGACAGTAAAGTGTTGTGTATCACAGTAGTTACAATGCGATCGGAAAGTCTTCAGACCCTTtcactttttcacattttatgttGAGGCCTtgtgataaaataaaattaaaaacaaagtttTCCCCAATGAATCTACGTTCAATTACCCACAATCACAAAGTGAATATGGAATATTAGAAATGTTTGCAAATTTATTAtaaggcaaaaaataaaatttgtatgGACATAAGTATTCAGAACCTTTGTATGACACTTGAAATTTAGCCCAAAGCCTCAACATAACGAAATCAAAGTTCTGAAAACGTTCTAAAGGCATTGTATGTTACACTACATATTGTTTTATTTCGTATTAATTGCTTTTATCTTATTAATTGTATTTAGAGCCAGGCGAGCAAAGAGGAgttgagaagaaaaacaaaaagcaaaaacgTAAtgaacattttctcttttttaaaatatgttaacataattaatatacattattatattatcacAAACCTGAAATAGTGatataaaatgcagtttttgtCAAATTATACCTGaattgttgtgtatatatataattataatatagaGCCGCGCTAATGGATTAGCATAggatcttatcctgtgtatgattataatttaataaGGTGTTCATTAGTCAAAACTTGGTGTATGCAGGCTCTGTTTGGTATGTTCTTTTTATCTGTTACTGTAATAAACCAGTAATGGCTGTAATGGCCTGTCTTTCAGATGAGTGTCCTGAATGCACTAGAAGAAAGATGCAGAACCAATTTCCTTATTCCAGTGTTTTGAAAAGAAGAGTGAAAAACGTAGGTCTTCCTTAAGCCTTTTCACAGGTTTTATATAGATATACTCAGGTTCacttattattcatttttttttaatcctcttTGGTTATATAAACAAGACTGTTTCATTCATCTTATTATCAGTATCTGATATTACCACCACAATTGCAGGAAGTACAGCAGAGGTATTATGCATTCATTGTGCCAAACAAATGCAGCTggatattgatatttttttctgaaatttcaGACTTGTGTTatgatcatttttttatttattatttttttaattatataggGGAAAAAGGAGGTCCTAATTCGATGGGTTCCGTGCAAGTCTTggtatgtgtgtaaataaagttgTTACATTTGAAACTTTATAGGTAATGGGCTCACAATCCACAACCGTTTAAACAGTGTGATATTTCTAAAGTATCAATAGTTcctgaaatatttgttttaattataatactgtataaaagtacaatataatatttacatgtaCAATTTGCTAGCTTGAAAAATTACCTAAATATGATTACTGACAGTATTTCATTTATGTTTACAGTGGGACCAAATGGAAAGATTCCTGGGAGCCATCATCCTTTATTGACAAATGAATTTGTTATAACATTTGTATAATCTTTgtacattaatatattatttactttaaaataatgGCTACAATTTAAGAGGTTAGATTTTTCTAAACTGTTctgttcatgaaaaaaaaagcttttttgaTATTTACAAACTCCTGCTGTGTCAGTTTTGTGGTCTAACTAACATTCTCTGTTCAATAAACTACATACAGTTAATTTACTGTTACATTTTCGCATTTGGttcattttaaacaataatCAATATGAAGTTATTCCATTTGCAAGAAGCTATTTAGCTGTCCTTACTGCACCCCAGCAATATTTGTGGTCTCAGTTGATGTAAACCATAATCATTACATTGTATAGCAAGGTATTCAAGAACGTACATATTCACACTCTACATCAACAAATGACAAACTACACAATTATGCATTGTACAGCAAACTATACCTAACCTATCACTGTTCATTATAAGCTGTTatgttttgtctttatttagATCTGAGGAGCAAGCTATCTTCATCACTAATCACAAAGATGTCATCAGATTTGTGTCACATACACAGCAAAGCCAAACATGTAAGTTCATATTTGCACAGCTATTGGAATATCTCATTTAAATTAACTGTCCATACTGCCATGCATTGTCATATCAACCTGTATAGTTCATTGCTCAAACATCATGCTGCTAATATGCTGCTGTACTAGTCCCTTCCTTATCCACAAAAGATTCATTTACAGTTGTTCCTTGTATTGACTTGACAAGATCATTTGTCTCTGAGCGTACATATTTTGTGTAAGCGGGCTTAACCTTCCAAATCAATGTTTTACAGGCTTGGGTGTTTTTCACACAAAAAGAGGTCTTACACAGAGTCATTGGTGTTGCAAAGCTTCAAGAGGGAAAGAAGAACCTTGTgatccttgtgtgtgtgattctctgAAGTTATCTCTCTATCAGAGGAAGGACAACCTGCAAAGTAAATGTTcacttttactttgtttttgtacataCTTTTCACCAATTTTAAATGTCTGTATAATGACATCTTTTTCATCCTTAAGTACATCTAACAGAGAATGCAAAGAAGATTCTCACCTGCCTGATCCACATAAGAACAATGAGAGAGCTGCAGTGATGTACAAGGACAACTGTTGACATCTGTCTTCTGAGGTCTAGGCCTAAATTCACCCAGATATCAACAACTGTTGACATTGATGGCCAGCTGGGTCAAAATTGGAATGGTATACCAACACTGAGGACATCCACAAGAAGTGCCTGAACCAGCTTTAGTTTCTGAGAATGCCCAGGTCCTTCAGTGTGTGCAACAGTATGCTACAAATGTTCTATCACCCTGTTGTTGCAAGCACCATGTTCTATGTTGTGGTGTGCTGGGGAGAGGGCAACACAGCAAAGGAGGCCAACGGACTGAATACACTCATAAAGAAGACTTGAGTCTCTCACTGGATCCAAGCAGATCACACTGTAGGAGGTTGTGTAGGACAGAATGCTGGTAAAACTGCTGGTGATGATGGAAATTCTTTGTACACCTACCCAAATCCTGATGGCATAACATTTTAACTAAACTTGCTATGACTATTCTTATCACAAACTGCTCTTTGTATATTAGGACTACTAGGACAATTGAATATATCTGATCACTTGAATTTATCATGAGTCACTTATGTGTTATGACCACATTTCTCTTTGCACACTACAATATTGAATGTACACTGTATCATCAAATGTTTGATTTTCTCCTGCTTTTGTTGGAATAACTGTCTTTACTGTCTGAGGAAGACTTTCTATTAGATttgtaacattgctgtgaggatttgattacgtgaattttcaaaatttacTTAATTTGAAGTTAGCTCTGACTTATGTCTGGAAGAAGGTACCATAGCATTCAGTCCAATACTGCTACATTTTGTATGACATTGATTCCCCTCCACAAACTAACATACTCCTTAATTCCCAGAATCTGAATGGACAGTtcccaacacacacatgcacactctaATTAACGTCTATGTAACCTCCTCTATCTGTCAAACACACTTGCTCACTCAGATTTCagacatttttaatttacatttatggcatttggcaggcactcttatccagagtgacatACAAGGCTATTCGTATTGCAGGTAGACCAATGTATTATTAGGAGTCGTACCCAAGGACTGAAGGGGACATAGTGTGATGTTACCTACTGTGCCACAACAACCACATGACATGTCTATGTAACCTCCATACACAAGCAtgccctcaaacacacaacacatagACACAGTTTcacttaaaaattattttcaatgcAATTATTGTACTTAACACTGAGatgtattttttgtaattcCAAAAATCTGTATTTTGTAGCACCTTGCACAGTTTTCTCCTAGAGTACTGTATTAATACTGTATTCTGTTACTGCCactaaattattgtattaactAGTACTGTATTCCATTACTGATGTTCTGGATGCTACATGTGACTTCTGTGCTTATATATGTGGACTGTCTGAAAATACTTATGTCGTAGcatgttacatatttctatGAACAACTTCATTCCACATCTACTTTAGTTAGTAGATTCAATAGTTATAGGCTTCTGACTATTGGTCCTGATCTGTATTTACTGTAAGTCTTTGTAATTATTGCACTCTGTATACTGTGCTGTCCTGCACTTATGTTTTGTGACATACAATATTCCTGAAAGAAATTATTTAGTTTCACAGTGTACTTGTATATAGCTGAAATTACAGTAAAATCTCTTGATCTTACACACATATGCTTTACAATGTTTGATTAAATTGTAACTGGAAAATCACTGAATAAATTATACTTGCCAACAGTTTTTTTCATGAAATCATATTTAAGATTGCCACAATAACAATTCAAGAGGTCAAAACAGACTTTGTAAGATGGTGTGGTATGATGcaaaataaactaatacaatttggacaaaagtattgggacacCGGTTTGCTtattatttcttctgaaatcaaggacaTTAAAAAGAGTTTCTCCTTTTTATGTCGAGGGAAGACTTTTtactagattttggaacattgctttgaagatttgactgcattcagtgATTAGCGTTTGTGCGTCCAAGATGTTGGATGATCACCACCATCACCTCAGCCCCATCTCCCAATATCACACACCTCAATGCTGGGGTGTTTGTACTTCTCTAGACAACACTTGGTATTAGATATGGTGCTATTAGATTCGTGTTTATGTGTTCCAGGAAGTCATATTCTATTGGCAATACTTCTCTACAGGTACTtgacaagctgtgtgtgtgtatttgtatatatGTGTCACTTATGGGTGCAACTTAAAGTAACTTAgcatgcattaaaataaatacacatatatTTGGACACACATAGATCAGCCCTAATATTACAACTACTGTTGTCCGGAAGGGGTGTTCTTGCTATGTGCTAATGTGTATGTAGGTGCATATGTAGGTGCTATGTGTCAAAGTAACACCCATGTAAATGCCAGGACCCCAGGTTTCCTAGCAAAACATTGCTTCACTAACACTGCCTCACCCAGCATCGTCTTGTCATGTCTTCCCAGGTTCCCAcatgatataaaataaaaccagaTATATTAAACAAGTTCACCATCTTCCATTGTTCCATGGTCTAGTTATGTTGTTCATATGCCCATTGTAGGCACTGCCAGTGGTGGACAGATGTCAGTTTGGGAACTCTGGCCGGTCTGCAGGTATGCAGCCTCATATGCAACAATCTGTAATGCACTTTGTGTCCTTACTCATTTCTATCATATCCATCTTAAACGTTTCAGTAGTCCtgcagtagctcttctgtgggattAGGCTAGGTCGCTAACCTTTTCTCCCCATGCGCATCAGTGAGCTTTTTGTTCCCATGATAATATAATTGGTTCATCTGTTGTCTTCATTGGAACACTTTTGGTATGGCTGTGAACATTTAGCATGAAGTTGTGCAGAGTTAATGAGCTAGGGGAAAAGTCATGCTCATACGTTCTCATCAtatgttctgtgtttttgttgtaagACAAGGGCAGGGAAGAGAATGACAGCTCGATACAGCTGGTTAGAGGTCTAGCTGGCTAGAGGTTTGCTGTATTTTACTACACCAAGGACTGATACAATATATTGAGTTGCCCTGCATGGCTTTGGCATTGCAGCATATTAATGTCAATGGCCAGTCAAGAAGTTTACTCATTTGGCTAAtaattatttttgacattttcataCCACATTTTTCCTGGCCCCTGGTCATTTACTATTATGCAAGCTTAATGACAAAGTGTAAATCCACAGTATTGGTGAAGGAACTGCATGCTTTCTGCACTGAGGCTGGGCACTGCACAGAAACACCTCCAGTTCATCACTGGGGGATCATATGGCATATAAAGAAATCACATCAACATTCTACTAAGATTTATAGTTTTAATATAATCATGAATTTGCTATGTTGTAGTTAAAtgttgattcccgctccgggtgactgtctgtgaggagtgtggtgtgttctccctgtgtctgtgtgggttttctccgggtgactgtctgtgaggagtgtggtgtgttctctctgtgtctgtgtgggttttctccgggtgactgtctgtgaggagtgtggtgtgttctctctgtgtctgcgtgggtttcctccgggtgctccggtttcctcccacagtccaaaaacacacgttggtaggtggattggagactcaaaactgtccgtaggtgtgagtgaatgtggaatgactccaggtaggctctggacacaccgcgaccctgaactggataagggttacagataatgaatgaatgaatgtagttaaATGTTCATATGCAACAAGGATACCTGTGTATTAAAAACAGTCTGAAAAATTGAATTCATTTTGTTGTTGAGTTTTAATTGAATAGTGCCGACTGACATTTCATGTAATACTGACATTTTCTGCTATAGTAGAAATGCATATGGATTTTTGCATTgtatttaaaagagaaaaggaggcaAGATGTTGAAACTGACTGTGGATGTATAATTATAAATTTATCAGTCATTGCTGAAATGACTAACacttgtttttgtctgtgtttgtgtgtagggaTGAGAAGAGGCAAGTATCAGCTGGCTGCCTTAAGCCTTATGTTAAGAACCTTTGCCAGCATtgatttgttaataaatatgcaTTCTCCTTCTTTACTAGTTTATTACCAGGTTTCTGCAAAACTGAACCTAATTAATCATAATaccaaattcaaataaaataatgtcagTATATGAAATAATAAGTTTGTTTGCATCCATGATGCCTTTTAGAGTGAAAACATGGGACGGCACCTTGGAGCCTGCCCACAATTTGAActtcatttaatgttttttgtcaGTATACATAATGATTTGATTGTGTGCcacaaaagaataaataaataatcaaaaacaaTCCTCGTCCATTATACTtatttattaagaaaaaaaaaaaaatcaaaaggaCATCACTGAGCATGCAATATTAGGGTCCCAGTTTCAGCTACAGTTTATGTAATGCATGTGATCTTGATTGAATCAATGTAGTCAATGCAGCAAATATGTAGAGGACAAAATATTAACAGATGCAATCATTCAATAGATGCAAATGTCCATAATCAACTAAAATGTTGAATGCTCATATGTTAACTCTGGACACAACAGCTATAATCAAATAATCAAACTTAGATGATTATAATCAAAATCAACCATAATCCTATTCAGGTGAAAAATATGTATGCTTACATGTATGTaagtttaagaaaaaaaatttacatATGCAAACAGATCTGAAATGTACTCGGCTACTGCAGTGGATGGAATCTACAATTCATCATCTGTAGATGCATCTGTGGAAACATCCTCATATGGgtcttcattttcttcttccACAACAGTGCCATGATGACCAACCACTATTTGGTGGTATGTTTCTTTCACAGCTAACAACTCAGTCTTAAGCTCCTCAAGTTTTTGGAGGACAgcactgtgcaggccatggtaAGCTTGATCAGAAACTCCTGAAGGGTAGCCTAAATATCAAATTGGGATATATAGTACAATGCACAATTAAACAccaaatataatgtaaaaaatggTACAAGGTTGAAAGAACATATATAGTCAAGCAGTATACACAAATAACATGCCTAATCATCTGATCATAGTATTAGGGTTTGAAAAGTATGATCTAGTTGTGAATGTTGGGTTGTGTTCATAAAGTATGCTTCAATGTGGACATTTCTAGCAAAAATAATCTGTAAAGTGATTCAAGAATGTATCTAATATGGAGCAAACAACATTAAGAAATTAATACTCACTGTGTGCTGCCAGGTCTTCTGATATTACACCAGCCTGGTCCCTTAAAGCTTTGCAGGTTCTTGTAAGATGGTTCCAATGTTGTTTCATTTCTCGCAAAAGTATAGCCTCTTCTTCGATCAGTCTCTCCAGCTGCATCACCTTGTCAAAAACTTTCTTCTTCATGCCTAGAGAAGTGTCAAGTTCTAGAAAGACAAACAACACATTGATATAAATATTCTAttcaaatacattaattaatactTCTTAATGCCTTTGGGTGTAAAAGCAAATGTTAGTGGTGCAGCTGTCTGTCCTGACAATACAAGCCAACAAGTGTGGAGAAAGAACACAGAGACCCTCCTTGACACCATAATCACAGGAGTCAGGCATGGAGTCACTTctgaagtgtgtgagagatggtcACTCTATGGGGGGGATGGCACAGTTCAAGTATGTGAAAAAGgggtaaatatataaatcttaTTTTCATGGAAATCCACACACTTCTATAGtccaaaacaaatgaaaaatacataGGCTTCTTACCTTTCAAAGACAGAGTTCAATGAAGTACTCAATAAAGTTTCACTAAAATAATTCATGTCAAAATTATCATACCAGAATCCCAAGGCCAGATAGGACTTTCTGATACCAAAAGATCTTCAACAGAATCTACAGATTCTGTGCTGGTCGGAAGATCATTATATTGGGATATGGCATCAGACAGCTTTATCTTATCCTCTGCAATCCGTCTTCGGATCTTGTGTCGCTGTTTGTTACGGTCTGCAGCAAAattcatgaaaaaaatgtaaaaaatttaaaaagaggTTTCAGGAGTATATGCATTAAGTTTGATTAGTGGACACTCAAAAGGCACCTTATAAACAATACTGTATATCAGT contains:
- the LOC136675158 gene encoding uncharacterized protein, whose translation is MMYEAMLKIHFQREKDKATGCPKTTVLDGSSEITSQETEDPQSVSLEISGLQVTSQETEDPQTASLEISGLQVTSQETEDPQTASLEISGLQVTSQETDDAQTSDLESASPGTHHLQTTNLTTRPAKGSNIAGPQGQKAKKRTRKPGEQRGVEKKNKKQKHECPECTRRKMQNQFPYSSVLKRRVKNGKKEVLIRWVPCKSCGTKWKDSWEPSSFIDK